Proteins encoded within one genomic window of Sphaerisporangium krabiense:
- a CDS encoding DUF1048 domain-containing protein — MGIQDIIEGKKQWRAHMARVKALPRDYRIVYKEIQRYFFKVGPVGLTDGTLLSGILDFFEEGAAAGKGVLELIGDDVAAFCDDLVKDSPTYADIYQESLRGESGTAEK; from the coding sequence GTGGGCATCCAAGACATCATCGAGGGCAAGAAGCAGTGGCGGGCGCACATGGCCCGGGTCAAGGCGCTCCCGCGGGACTACCGGATCGTCTACAAGGAGATCCAGAGGTACTTCTTCAAGGTCGGGCCGGTCGGGCTGACCGACGGGACCCTGCTCTCGGGGATCCTCGACTTCTTCGAGGAGGGGGCCGCCGCCGGCAAGGGAGTCCTGGAGCTCATCGGCGACGACGTCGCGGCCTTCTGCGACGACCTGGTGAAAGACTCGCCCACCTACGCGGACATCTACCAGGAATCCCTCCGCGGGGAATCCGGCACGGCCGAGAAGTAG
- a CDS encoding DUF1048 domain-containing protein, giving the protein MNFWETITGSDLTREWKTFEARAAALPADHRAAWEEIKVHLLSYGDFTGRNLMPILDGALGLLEETASEGQSVHEVLGDDIGGFCAALAGGEGARNYRDRWREQLNRNVARKLGRPGG; this is encoded by the coding sequence ATGAACTTCTGGGAGACCATCACCGGCAGCGATCTCACCAGGGAATGGAAGACGTTCGAAGCCCGGGCCGCGGCATTGCCGGCCGACCACCGGGCGGCGTGGGAAGAGATCAAGGTTCATCTTCTTTCCTACGGGGACTTCACAGGCCGAAACCTGATGCCGATTCTCGACGGCGCTCTGGGACTGCTCGAAGAGACGGCGTCGGAGGGGCAGAGCGTTCACGAGGTGCTCGGGGACGACATCGGGGGCTTCTGCGCGGCGCTGGCCGGCGGTGAGGGGGCCCGGAACTACCGCGACCGGTGGCGCGAGCAGTTGAACAGGAACGTCGCGAGGAAATTGGGCCGGCCAGGAGGCTGA
- a CDS encoding PadR family transcriptional regulator, whose translation MDDLTEMLKGTLEGCVLEIIGSEETYGYAITRRLNELGFAGVIEGTVYTILLRLEKNGLVQVTKRPSGLGPPRKFYALNDAGRAELATFWAKWEYLSSRIDKLKEGGR comes from the coding sequence ATGGACGACCTGACGGAGATGCTGAAGGGCACGCTCGAGGGCTGCGTGCTCGAGATCATCGGCAGCGAGGAGACCTACGGGTACGCCATCACGCGCCGGCTGAACGAACTCGGCTTCGCCGGCGTCATCGAAGGAACGGTGTACACCATCCTGCTGCGACTGGAGAAGAACGGGCTCGTCCAGGTGACGAAACGACCGTCCGGGCTGGGCCCGCCGCGAAAGTTCTACGCGCTCAATGACGCGGGGCGCGCAGAACTCGCGACGTTCTGGGCGAAATGGGAGTACCTCTCATCGCGGATCGACAAGCTCAAGGAGGGGGGGAGATGA
- the rox gene encoding rifampin monooxygenase, which translates to MFDVIIAGCGPTGAMLAAELRLHDVRVLVLEKETAPKSFVRIVGLHIRSLELMAMRGLLDRLLPHGRPRPAGGFFAAIAKPAPKGLDSAHAYLLGIPQPVIERLLEEHAIERGAHVRRGCAVTGFAQDEEGVTVELAGGERLRSRYLVGCDGGRSTVRKLLGVGFPGEPSRNETLMGEMEVGVPQEEIAAKVAEVGEPHRPFWLRPFGGGVYSVVVPAAGVGDRAEPPTLEDFRQQLRAIAGTDFGVHSPRWLSRFGDATRLAERYRVGRVLLAGDAAHIHPPTGGQGLNLGVQDAINLGWKLAAQIRGWAPETLLDTYQAERHPVAADVLDNTRAQMELLSPEPGPRAVRRLLTELMDFEEVNRHLIEKITAIGIRYDFGEGPDLLGRRLPDIDVKQGRLYGLLHRGRGLLLDRTERLTAGRWSDRVDHLADPTAVLDVPCVLLRPDGHVAWIGDDQQDLDDHLSRWFGTPAD; encoded by the coding sequence ATGTTCGATGTGATCATCGCCGGGTGCGGGCCGACCGGCGCGATGCTGGCCGCCGAACTACGGCTGCACGACGTGCGGGTACTCGTCCTGGAGAAGGAAACCGCGCCCAAGTCGTTCGTCCGCATTGTCGGCCTGCACATTCGCAGCCTCGAGCTGATGGCGATGCGCGGCCTGCTGGATCGCCTTCTCCCGCATGGAAGACCGCGTCCGGCCGGCGGTTTCTTCGCCGCCATCGCCAAACCCGCGCCCAAGGGCCTGGACTCCGCGCACGCCTATCTGCTGGGCATCCCGCAGCCGGTCATCGAACGTCTGCTGGAAGAGCATGCGATCGAACGGGGCGCGCACGTCCGGCGCGGTTGTGCGGTGACCGGTTTCGCGCAGGACGAGGAGGGGGTGACCGTCGAGCTGGCCGGCGGGGAACGGCTGCGGTCGCGCTATCTCGTCGGCTGTGACGGCGGGCGCAGCACGGTGCGCAAACTGCTCGGCGTCGGCTTCCCCGGCGAGCCCTCGCGGAACGAGACGCTGATGGGCGAGATGGAAGTGGGTGTGCCGCAGGAGGAGATCGCCGCCAAGGTGGCCGAGGTCGGCGAGCCTCACCGGCCGTTCTGGCTCCGGCCCTTCGGCGGAGGGGTCTACAGCGTCGTGGTCCCCGCCGCGGGAGTCGGCGACCGCGCGGAACCGCCCACCCTCGAGGATTTCCGGCAGCAGCTGCGCGCCATCGCCGGAACCGATTTCGGCGTGCACTCCCCGCGCTGGCTGTCCCGCTTCGGCGATGCCACCCGGCTGGCCGAGCGGTACCGGGTCGGGCGGGTGCTGCTGGCCGGCGACGCGGCGCACATCCACCCGCCCACCGGCGGTCAGGGCCTCAACCTGGGCGTTCAGGACGCGATCAACCTCGGCTGGAAACTGGCCGCGCAGATCCGCGGCTGGGCGCCGGAAACCCTGCTGGACACCTACCAGGCCGAACGTCATCCGGTCGCCGCGGACGTGCTGGACAACACCCGCGCCCAGATGGAGCTGCTGTCCCCCGAACCGGGCCCGCGGGCCGTGCGCAGGCTGCTCACCGAACTGATGGACTTCGAGGAGGTGAACCGCCACCTGATCGAGAAGATCACCGCGATCGGCATCCGCTACGACTTCGGCGAGGGCCCCGACCTGCTCGGCCGCCGCCTGCCCGACATCGACGTGAAACAGGGCCGCCTCTACGGTCTGCTGCATCGCGGCCGCGGCCTGCTGCTGGACCGCACCGAACGCCTGACCGCCGGCCGCTGGTCGGACCGGGTCGACCACCTCGCGGACCCCACCGCGGTGCTGGATGTCCCGTGCGTCCTGCTACGCCCCGACGGCCACGTCGCCTGGATCGGCGACGATCAGCAGGACCTGGACGACCACCTCTCCCGCTGGTTCGGCACGCCCGCCGACTGA
- a CDS encoding pyridoxal-phosphate dependent enzyme, with the protein MATASPVSFDDVRAAAARLEGVAHRTPVLTSRTLNALVGAEVFVKCENFQRAGAFKFRGAYNAAARLAPERLARGIAAYSSGNHAQATALAARELGTSAVILMPADAPRSKTAATAAYGARIVTYDRYTEDRAALCRALAEEHGLALIPPYDHPDVIAGQGTAALELLQETGELGALVVPVGGGGLMAGSAITARALHPAIRLIGVEPENGDDTKRSLESGERVTIPVPRTIADGQALATPGEITFAVNRGLVDAVALAGEEEIVQAMRFAFERLKVVLEPSGATALAALMAGRAGPLPRRVGVIASGGNIDARRFRELLGD; encoded by the coding sequence ATGGCCACCGCTTCGCCCGTGTCGTTCGACGACGTCCGCGCGGCGGCCGCCCGCCTGGAGGGCGTCGCGCACCGCACCCCCGTCCTCACCTCGCGCACGCTGAACGCCCTGGTCGGCGCCGAGGTGTTCGTCAAGTGCGAGAACTTCCAGCGCGCCGGCGCCTTCAAGTTCCGCGGCGCCTACAACGCCGCCGCCCGGCTCGCCCCCGAGCGACTGGCCAGAGGCATCGCCGCCTACTCCTCGGGCAACCACGCCCAGGCCACGGCGCTGGCCGCCCGCGAGCTCGGCACGAGCGCCGTCATCCTGATGCCCGCGGACGCCCCCCGCTCCAAGACGGCGGCCACCGCCGCCTACGGCGCGCGGATCGTCACCTACGACCGCTACACCGAGGACCGCGCCGCGCTCTGCCGCGCCCTGGCCGAGGAGCACGGCCTGGCGCTCATCCCGCCCTACGACCACCCGGACGTCATCGCCGGCCAGGGCACCGCCGCCCTGGAACTGCTCCAGGAGACCGGGGAGCTCGGCGCCCTCGTCGTGCCCGTCGGCGGGGGCGGCCTCATGGCCGGCAGCGCGATCACGGCCCGGGCGCTGCACCCCGCGATCCGGCTCATCGGCGTGGAACCGGAGAACGGCGACGACACCAAGCGCTCCCTGGAGAGCGGGGAGCGCGTCACCATCCCCGTGCCCCGCACCATCGCCGACGGCCAGGCGCTGGCCACCCCCGGCGAGATCACCTTCGCCGTCAACCGCGGCCTGGTCGACGCGGTCGCGCTCGCCGGCGAGGAGGAGATCGTCCAGGCCATGCGTTTCGCCTTCGAACGCCTGAAGGTCGTCCTGGAACCCAGCGGCGCGACCGCGCTGGCCGCCCTCATGGCCGGGCGCGCCGGCCCCCTCCCGCGCCGGGTCGGCGTCATCGCCTCCGGCGGCAACATCGACGCCCGCAGGTTCCGCGAACTCCTCGGCGACTGA
- a CDS encoding calcium:proton antiporter codes for MNAPPAATVTGSPLAMVARIVPIVAVAMLIGVWGRELPVPVEVVVVGLLAAAVLAAVHHAEVVAHRVGEPFGSLILAVAVTVIEVGLIITLMVSGGPATASLARDTVFAAVMITCNGIVGLSLLVAALRTRTARFNAEGTGAALTTVITLATLSLVLPTFTTSARGPEFSTPQLAFAAFASLILYALFVFVQNVRHRDYFLAPGARESRDGEEDDTHAASPSNRTAMISLVLLLAALAAVVGLAKVESGTIEHSVAAAGLPQSVVGVVIALLVLLPETLAAARNARRNRTQISLNLALGSAMASIGLTIPAIAVASIWLSGPLVLGLGATQIVLLALTAGVGILTVMPGRSTLLQAAVHLVLCAAYLFLAANP; via the coding sequence GTGAACGCCCCACCGGCCGCCACGGTCACCGGCTCACCCCTGGCGATGGTCGCCAGAATCGTGCCCATCGTGGCCGTGGCCATGCTGATCGGGGTGTGGGGACGCGAGCTGCCCGTCCCCGTCGAGGTCGTCGTGGTGGGGCTGCTGGCGGCCGCGGTGCTGGCCGCGGTCCACCACGCCGAGGTGGTCGCGCACCGGGTGGGGGAGCCGTTCGGCTCGCTGATCCTGGCCGTGGCCGTCACCGTCATCGAGGTCGGCCTCATCATCACCTTGATGGTCAGCGGCGGGCCGGCCACCGCCTCCCTGGCCAGGGACACCGTCTTCGCCGCCGTCATGATCACCTGTAACGGCATCGTGGGACTGTCGCTGCTGGTCGCCGCCCTGCGCACCCGCACCGCCCGCTTCAACGCCGAAGGCACGGGCGCGGCGCTCACCACCGTGATCACGCTGGCGACGCTCAGCCTGGTGCTCCCCACCTTCACCACCAGCGCCCGGGGCCCGGAGTTCTCCACCCCGCAGCTCGCCTTCGCCGCGTTCGCCTCCCTCATCCTGTACGCGCTGTTCGTCTTCGTGCAGAACGTGCGCCATCGCGACTACTTCCTCGCCCCCGGCGCCCGCGAGTCCCGAGACGGGGAGGAGGACGACACCCACGCGGCCAGCCCGTCCAACCGCACCGCCATGATCAGCCTCGTGCTGCTGCTGGCGGCCCTGGCCGCGGTCGTCGGCCTGGCCAAGGTGGAGTCCGGCACGATCGAGCACAGCGTCGCCGCCGCCGGGTTGCCGCAATCGGTGGTCGGCGTGGTCATCGCGCTGCTGGTCCTGCTGCCGGAGACCCTGGCCGCCGCGCGCAACGCCCGCCGCAACCGTACCCAGATCAGCCTCAATCTGGCCCTCGGCTCGGCCATGGCCAGCATCGGCCTGACCATCCCGGCCATCGCCGTGGCCTCGATCTGGCTGTCGGGCCCGCTCGTGCTCGGCCTCGGCGCCACCCAGATCGTGCTGCTGGCCCTCACCGCCGGGGTCGGCATCCTCACCGTCATGCCCGGCCGCTCCACCCTGCTCCAGGCCGCCGTCCACCTCGTGCTGTGCGCCGCCTACCTGTTCCTCGCCGCCAACCCCTGA
- a CDS encoding HAMP domain-containing sensor histidine kinase — MTAAASRHAGPGRDARERARPMASALLGRIMLINGLVFAAGLTFLAVSPATISSPVLLTEVPVLAAGLALMLGANALLLRRGLAPLTALTALMERVDLLRPSARCTEPGGGELGALVGTFNAMLDRLEAERSTSSAHALAAQEAERQRIARELHDEIGQSLTVVLLGLKRGVDRAPEDLREDLRTVQETVRASLDEVRRIARRLRPGVLDDLGLRAAMNALMSEFSEVSGVPVTRLLDARLPGLGGEAELVIYRIAQEGLTNVARHARASRVEVSLRAEGEGAVVLRIADDGRGGPIREGTGVRGMRERALLIGADLTIGERPGGGTEVRLTVPAPGPARAVPSSSREAT, encoded by the coding sequence ATGACCGCTGCAGCCAGCCGCCACGCCGGGCCGGGAAGGGACGCGCGCGAGCGCGCCCGTCCGATGGCCTCGGCGCTGCTCGGGCGGATCATGCTGATCAACGGGCTGGTGTTCGCCGCCGGGCTGACGTTCCTGGCGGTGTCCCCGGCGACGATCTCCTCCCCTGTGCTGCTCACCGAGGTGCCCGTCCTGGCGGCCGGGCTCGCGCTGATGCTGGGCGCCAACGCGCTGCTGCTGCGCCGCGGCCTGGCGCCGCTGACCGCGCTGACCGCGCTGATGGAACGGGTGGACCTGCTGCGTCCCTCGGCGCGCTGCACCGAGCCGGGCGGCGGCGAGCTCGGCGCCCTGGTCGGGACGTTCAACGCCATGCTCGACCGGCTGGAGGCCGAGCGCAGCACCAGCAGCGCCCATGCCCTGGCCGCCCAGGAGGCCGAGCGGCAGCGCATCGCCCGCGAGCTGCACGACGAGATCGGCCAGAGCCTGACCGTGGTGCTGCTCGGCCTCAAGCGCGGCGTGGACCGGGCGCCGGAGGATCTGCGCGAGGACCTGCGCACGGTGCAGGAGACCGTCCGCGCCAGCCTGGACGAGGTGCGCCGCATCGCCCGCCGTCTGCGGCCCGGCGTGCTGGACGATCTCGGCCTCCGGGCCGCGATGAACGCGTTGATGAGCGAGTTCTCCGAGGTCAGCGGCGTGCCGGTCACCCGTCTGCTGGACGCGCGGCTGCCCGGGCTGGGCGGGGAGGCCGAGCTGGTGATCTACCGCATCGCCCAGGAGGGCCTGACCAACGTGGCGCGCCACGCCCGCGCCTCCCGCGTGGAGGTCTCCCTGCGCGCCGAGGGCGAGGGCGCGGTGGTGCTGCGCATCGCCGACGACGGGCGCGGCGGGCCGATCCGCGAGGGCACCGGCGTCCGCGGCATGCGCGAGCGCGCGCTGCTCATCGGCGCCGACCTGACCATCGGCGAGCGGCCGGGCGGCGGCACCGAGGTGCGGCTCACCGTGCCCGCCCCGGGCCCCGCGCGCGCCGTCCCCTCCTCGTCGCGGGAGGCGACATGA
- a CDS encoding response regulator — protein sequence MTSGRPTRILLADDHALVRHGLRMILDAEPDLTVVAEAGDGAEAVELATRSGADPGVDLAILDIAMPRMTGIQAAREISRRAPGIRLLMLSMYDNEQYLFESLKAGACGYVLKSVADRDLLEACRAAMRGEPFLYPGAVTALIRDYLLRHRQGEPAPESVLTPREEEIVKLIAEGNSSKQIADMLVISVKTVERHRANVLAKLGLRDRLELTRHAIRAGLIEP from the coding sequence ATGACCAGCGGCCGCCCGACCCGGATCCTGCTCGCCGACGACCACGCGCTGGTCCGGCACGGGCTGCGCATGATCCTGGACGCCGAGCCCGACCTGACCGTGGTGGCCGAGGCGGGCGACGGCGCCGAGGCGGTCGAGCTGGCCACCCGCTCCGGGGCGGACCCCGGCGTGGACCTGGCGATCCTGGACATCGCCATGCCGCGCATGACCGGCATCCAGGCCGCCCGCGAGATCTCCCGCCGGGCGCCGGGCATCCGCCTGCTCATGCTGTCGATGTACGACAACGAGCAGTACCTGTTCGAGTCGCTGAAGGCGGGCGCCTGCGGATACGTGCTCAAGTCGGTCGCCGACCGCGACCTGCTGGAGGCCTGCCGGGCCGCCATGCGCGGCGAGCCGTTCCTCTACCCGGGCGCGGTGACCGCGCTGATCCGCGACTACCTGCTGCGCCACCGGCAGGGCGAGCCGGCGCCCGAGTCCGTGCTGACCCCGCGCGAGGAGGAGATCGTCAAGCTCATCGCCGAGGGCAACTCCAGCAAGCAGATCGCCGACATGCTGGTGATCAGCGTCAAGACGGTGGAACGGCACCGCGCCAACGTCCTGGCCAAGCTCGGCCTGCGCGACCGTCTGGAGCTCACCCGCCACGCCATCCGCGCGGGCCTGATCGAGCCGTGA
- a CDS encoding helix-turn-helix transcriptional regulator: MYRALLFRSQGPESRAKEEAVELAGQLTRNGTENAADHKSWTFLTNHARVLVEIARSPDARLRDIAAGIGITERAAQTIVTDLEEAGYLTRTRVGRRNHYSVDASRPFRHPAEADHRVAGLLAMFTSHDEVRPADQPSRHHGEV; this comes from the coding sequence GTGTATCGTGCATTGCTGTTCCGGTCACAGGGGCCGGAGTCGCGGGCGAAGGAGGAGGCCGTGGAACTCGCCGGGCAATTGACCCGCAACGGGACGGAGAACGCAGCCGACCACAAGAGCTGGACCTTCCTCACCAACCACGCCCGGGTGCTGGTCGAGATCGCCCGCTCCCCCGACGCGCGCCTGCGCGACATCGCCGCCGGCATCGGCATCACCGAGCGTGCCGCCCAGACCATCGTGACCGACCTGGAGGAGGCCGGCTACCTCACCCGCACCCGGGTGGGACGGCGCAACCACTACAGCGTCGACGCCAGCCGCCCGTTCCGCCACCCGGCGGAGGCCGACCACCGCGTCGCGGGGCTGCTGGCGATGTTCACCAGTCACGACGAGGTCCGCCCGGCCGACCAGCCGTCGCGCCACCACGGCGAGGTGTGA
- a CDS encoding response regulator yields the protein MSQTRRALSLLVVEDDPGDQLLIREALAHHALTPSPEVVVVADGEQALSYLNRNADYAGASRPDLVLLDLNLPKCDGRTVLAHIKSDPALRTIPVIVLTTSGLEEDITASYQLHANAYVTKPVDFTGLTATVQHINAFFSRTAHLPGLDLPAA from the coding sequence ATGAGCCAGACCCGGCGGGCGTTGTCCCTGCTGGTCGTGGAAGACGACCCCGGCGATCAGCTGCTGATCCGCGAAGCCCTGGCCCACCACGCCCTGACCCCTTCCCCCGAGGTGGTCGTGGTGGCGGACGGGGAGCAGGCCCTGAGCTACCTGAACCGGAACGCGGACTACGCCGGCGCCTCCCGTCCCGACCTGGTGCTGCTCGACCTGAACCTGCCCAAATGCGACGGGCGCACGGTACTGGCGCACATCAAGTCCGACCCCGCGCTGCGCACGATCCCCGTGATCGTCCTGACCACCTCGGGCCTGGAGGAGGACATCACCGCCTCCTACCAGCTGCACGCCAACGCCTACGTCACCAAGCCGGTCGACTTCACCGGCCTGACCGCCACCGTCCAGCACATCAACGCGTTCTTCTCCCGCACCGCCCATCTGCCCGGCCTGGACCTGCCGGCCGCCTGA